In Eschrichtius robustus isolate mEscRob2 chromosome 11, mEscRob2.pri, whole genome shotgun sequence, the following proteins share a genomic window:
- the C11H11orf68 gene encoding UPF0696 protein C11orf68 homolog isoform X1, translating to MAAAAAAVAGAGRGGGGAEPRQERSRAPGWAGAERSEGRRMEPGEELEDEDSPGGREDGFTAEHLAAEAMAADMDPWLVFDARTTPATELDAWLAKYPPSQVTRYGDPGSPNSEPVGWIAAYGQGYVPNSGDVQGLQAAWEALQTSGRPITPGTLRQLAITHQVLSGKWLIHLAPGFKLDHAWAGIARAVVEGRLQVAKVSPRAKEGGRQVICVYTDDFTDRLGVLEADAAIRAAGIKCLLTYKPDVYTYLGIYRANRWHLCPTLYESRFQLGGSARGSRVLDRANNVELT from the exons atggcggcggcggcggcagccgtggcgggggcggggcgcggcggcggcggcgcagaGCCCCGGCAGGAGCGGAGCCGGGCCCCGGGCTGGGCCGGCGCCGAGCGCAGCGAAGGCCGGAG GATGGAACCAGGTGAGGAGCTGGAGGACGAGGACTCTCCAGGTGGTCGTGAAGATGGCTTCACTGCTGAGCACCTGGCTGCAGAGGCCATGGCAGCTGACATGGACCCCTGGCTGGTGTTTGACGCCCGCACCACACCTGCCACAGAGCTGGATGCCTGGTTGGCCAAGTACCCACCATCCCAAGTTACCCGCTATGGAGACCCTGGCTCGCCCAACTCTGAGCCTGTGGGCTGGATTGCAGCATACGGGCAGGGCTACGTCCCCAACTCGGGTGATGTGCAGGGCCTGCAGGCAGCCTGGGAGGCTCTGCAGACCAGCGGGCGGCCCATCACGCCAGGTACCCTGCGCCAGCTGGCCATCACCCACCAGGTGCTCTCTGGCAAATGGCTGATACACCTGGCACCTGGCTTCAAGCTGGACCACGCCTGGGCTGGCATTGCTCGAGCCGTGGTCGAGGGCCGGCTTCAGGTGGCCAAGGTGAGCCCACGGGCCAAGGAGGGTGGGCGGCAGGTCATCTGTGTTTATACAGACGACTTCACGGACCGCTTGGGTGTACTGGAAGCAGATGCAGCCATCCGTGCAGCAGGCATTAAGTGTCTGCTCACCTACAAACCTGACGTCTACACCTACCTGGGCATCTACCGGGCCAACCGCTGGCACCTCTGCCCCACTCTCTATGAGAGCCGTTTCCAGCTGGGGGGCAGTGCCCGTGGTTCCCGTGTGCTGGACCGTGCCAACAATGTGGAACTGACCTAG
- the C11H11orf68 gene encoding UPF0696 protein C11orf68 homolog isoform X2, with product MEPGEELEDEDSPGGREDGFTAEHLAAEAMAADMDPWLVFDARTTPATELDAWLAKYPPSQVTRYGDPGSPNSEPVGWIAAYGQGYVPNSGDVQGLQAAWEALQTSGRPITPGTLRQLAITHQVLSGKWLIHLAPGFKLDHAWAGIARAVVEGRLQVAKVSPRAKEGGRQVICVYTDDFTDRLGVLEADAAIRAAGIKCLLTYKPDVYTYLGIYRANRWHLCPTLYESRFQLGGSARGSRVLDRANNVELT from the coding sequence ATGGAACCAGGTGAGGAGCTGGAGGACGAGGACTCTCCAGGTGGTCGTGAAGATGGCTTCACTGCTGAGCACCTGGCTGCAGAGGCCATGGCAGCTGACATGGACCCCTGGCTGGTGTTTGACGCCCGCACCACACCTGCCACAGAGCTGGATGCCTGGTTGGCCAAGTACCCACCATCCCAAGTTACCCGCTATGGAGACCCTGGCTCGCCCAACTCTGAGCCTGTGGGCTGGATTGCAGCATACGGGCAGGGCTACGTCCCCAACTCGGGTGATGTGCAGGGCCTGCAGGCAGCCTGGGAGGCTCTGCAGACCAGCGGGCGGCCCATCACGCCAGGTACCCTGCGCCAGCTGGCCATCACCCACCAGGTGCTCTCTGGCAAATGGCTGATACACCTGGCACCTGGCTTCAAGCTGGACCACGCCTGGGCTGGCATTGCTCGAGCCGTGGTCGAGGGCCGGCTTCAGGTGGCCAAGGTGAGCCCACGGGCCAAGGAGGGTGGGCGGCAGGTCATCTGTGTTTATACAGACGACTTCACGGACCGCTTGGGTGTACTGGAAGCAGATGCAGCCATCCGTGCAGCAGGCATTAAGTGTCTGCTCACCTACAAACCTGACGTCTACACCTACCTGGGCATCTACCGGGCCAACCGCTGGCACCTCTGCCCCACTCTCTATGAGAGCCGTTTCCAGCTGGGGGGCAGTGCCCGTGGTTCCCGTGTGCTGGACCGTGCCAACAATGTGGAACTGACCTAG
- the DRAP1 gene encoding dr1-associated corepressor, which produces MPSKKKKYNARFPPARIKKIMQTDEEIGKVAAAVPVIISRALELFLESLLKKACQVTQSRNAKTMTTSHLKQCIELEQQFDFLKDLVASVPDMQGDGEDNHMDGDKGPRRGRKPGSSNRKNGGMGSKGKDKKLSGTDSEQEDESEDTDTDGEEETPQAPPQASHPPVHFQSPPTPFMPFTSTLPLPPAPPGPSAPDAEDEDDYDS; this is translated from the exons ATGCCGAGCAAGAAGAAGAAGTACAACGCGCGGTTCCCGCCG GCACGGATCAAGAAGATCATGCAGACGGATGAAGAGATTGGGAAGGTGGCGGCGGCTGTGCCTGTCATCATCT CTCGGGCGCTCGAGCTTTTCCTGGAGTCACTGTTGAAGAAGGCCTGCCAAGTGACCCAGTCCCGAAACGCCAAGACCATGACCACATCCCACCT gaagcagtGCATTGAGCTGGAGCAGCAGTTTGACTTCTTGAAGGACCTGGTGGCATCTGTGCCTGACATGCAGGGGGACGGCGAAGACAACCACATGGATGGGGACAAGGGTCCCCGCAG GGGCCGGAAGCCAGGCAGCAGCAACCGGAAGAATGGTGGGATGGGAAGCAAGGGCAAGGACAAGAAGCTGTCGGGCACGGACtcagagcaggag GATGAGTCTGAGGATACAGATACTGACGGCGAAGAGGAGACACcacaggccccaccccaggccagccacccccCTGTCCACTTTCAGAG CCCCCCGACACCCTTCATGCCCTTCACCTCGACTCTGCCTCTGCCCCCAGCACCCCCAGGCCCCTCGGCACCTGACGCAGAGGATGAAGACGATTATGACTCCTAG